From a single Pseudomonas sp. A34-9 genomic region:
- the xerC gene encoding tyrosine recombinase XerC translates to MERQLDAYCEHLRSERQVSPHTLSAYRRDLDKVLGWCVKQNIDSWAALDIQRLRSLIARLHAQGQSSRSLARLLSAVRGLYHYLNREGLCDHDPATGLAPPKGERRLPKTLDTDRALQLLEGAVEDDFLARRDQAILELFYSSGLRLSELTGLNLDQLDLADGMVQVLGKGSKTRLLPVGKKAREAIEQWLPLRAMTNPTDDAVFVSQQGRRLGPRAIQVRVKLAGERELGQNLHPHMLRHSFASHLLESSQNLRAVQELLGHSDIKTTQIYTHLDFQHLAAVYDSAHPRAKRMKGDDS, encoded by the coding sequence ATGGAACGGCAACTGGACGCTTACTGCGAACACCTGCGCAGTGAGCGACAGGTGTCGCCGCACACGCTGTCGGCCTACCGCCGCGACCTCGATAAAGTCCTCGGTTGGTGCGTGAAACAGAACATCGACAGTTGGGCAGCGCTGGATATTCAGCGTCTGCGCAGCCTGATCGCCCGCCTGCACGCGCAGGGCCAGTCCTCGCGCAGCCTCGCCCGCCTGCTCTCGGCGGTGCGCGGGCTCTATCACTATCTGAATCGCGAAGGCCTCTGCGACCACGATCCGGCGACCGGTCTGGCGCCACCGAAAGGCGAACGTCGCCTGCCGAAAACCCTCGATACTGACCGTGCGCTGCAACTGCTCGAAGGTGCGGTCGAGGATGATTTTCTTGCGCGGCGCGATCAGGCGATTCTGGAGTTGTTCTATTCCTCCGGCCTGCGCCTTTCCGAACTGACCGGACTCAACCTCGATCAACTCGACCTCGCCGATGGCATGGTTCAGGTGCTCGGCAAGGGTAGCAAGACGCGCTTGCTGCCGGTCGGTAAAAAGGCCCGCGAAGCGATCGAACAGTGGCTGCCGTTGCGCGCGATGACCAACCCGACTGATGATGCCGTGTTCGTCAGCCAGCAAGGCCGGCGCCTTGGCCCGCGAGCGATTCAGGTGCGGGTCAAACTGGCCGGCGAGCGCGAGCTGGGGCAGAACCTGCACCCGCACATGCTGCGGCACTCCTTTGCCAGCCACTTGCTGGAATCCTCGCAGAACCTGCGCGCGGTGCAGGAATTGCTCGGCCACTCCGACATCAAGACGACGCAGATCTATACCCACCTGGACTTCCAGCACCTGGCGGCGGTCTACGACAGCGCCCACCCACGGGCCAAACGCATGAAAGGCGATGATTCATGA
- a CDS encoding HAD-IA family hydrolase, with translation MSIQLITFDLDDTLWDTAPVIVSAEAVLREWLSEHAPNLGAVPVEHLWAIRERVLTSEPGLKHRISALRRRVLFHAMEDAGYAHGEATDLADKGFEVFLHARHQIEVFPEVEPVLEILANHYALGVVTNGNADVRRLGLADYFKFALCAEDIGIAKPDARLFHEALQRGGATAETAVHIGDHPGDDIAGAQQAGLRAIWFNPAGKAWEADRLPDAEIRSLSDLPAVLARWNTLSN, from the coding sequence ATGAGCATCCAGTTGATCACCTTCGACCTCGACGACACCCTGTGGGACACCGCCCCGGTCATCGTCAGCGCCGAAGCGGTATTGCGCGAATGGCTGAGCGAACACGCGCCGAACCTGGGCGCGGTGCCGGTGGAGCATTTGTGGGCGATTCGCGAGCGGGTGCTGACCAGTGAGCCGGGGCTGAAACATCGCATCAGTGCGCTGCGTCGGCGGGTGTTGTTTCATGCGATGGAAGACGCTGGTTACGCCCATGGTGAAGCAACCGACCTGGCAGACAAGGGCTTTGAAGTGTTTCTGCATGCACGGCATCAGATCGAAGTTTTTCCTGAAGTCGAGCCGGTGCTGGAGATCCTCGCCAATCACTATGCGCTTGGCGTGGTCACCAATGGCAATGCTGATGTACGCCGGTTAGGGCTGGCGGATTACTTCAAGTTTGCGTTGTGCGCCGAAGATATCGGCATCGCCAAACCGGATGCCCGGTTGTTCCACGAGGCATTACAGCGTGGTGGTGCCACCGCCGAAACCGCTGTGCACATCGGTGATCATCCGGGCGATGACATTGCCGGGGCACAGCAGGCGGGGTTGCGGGCGATATGGTTCAACCCGGCGGGCAAGGCCTGGGAAGCGGATCGCTTGCCGGATGCCGAGATTCGTAGCCTGAGCGATTTGCCAGCAGTGCTCGCACGCTGGAATACCCTCTCGAACTGA
- a CDS encoding DUF484 family protein translates to MTDKPQVPARQSDESASESLEAAAVAAYLEAHPDFFVEHEELLPAMRIPHRRGDTVSLVERQMTILRDRNIEMRHRLSQLMDVARDNDRLFDKTRRLILSLMDATSLEDVVISVEDSLRQDFQVPFVSLILLGDNPAPVGRWVSHADAQVAIGGLLTEGKSVSGTLREHELDFLFGEEQRKQIGSTAVVAVSHQGIHGILAIASRDPQHYKSSVGTLFLSYIAEVMGRVLPRVNSSLRSVR, encoded by the coding sequence ATGACCGATAAGCCTCAGGTACCCGCCCGACAGTCCGACGAATCAGCGTCCGAGAGCCTGGAGGCGGCAGCGGTTGCCGCATACCTGGAGGCTCATCCGGACTTCTTCGTCGAGCACGAAGAACTGCTGCCGGCGATGCGCATTCCCCATCGTCGCGGTGACACCGTGTCGCTGGTCGAACGACAGATGACCATCCTGCGCGACCGCAACATCGAGATGCGTCATCGCCTCTCGCAGTTGATGGACGTTGCCCGCGATAACGATCGCCTGTTCGACAAGACCCGCCGTTTGATCCTCTCCCTGATGGACGCCACCAGCCTCGAAGACGTCGTCATCAGCGTCGAGGACAGTCTGCGCCAGGATTTCCAGGTGCCCTTTGTCAGTCTGATCCTGCTCGGTGACAACCCGGCACCGGTCGGTCGCTGGGTCAGCCACGCCGACGCGCAAGTCGCCATCGGCGGCCTGCTCACCGAAGGCAAAAGCGTCAGCGGCACCCTGCGTGAACACGAGCTGGACTTCTTGTTCGGTGAGGAACAGCGCAAGCAGATCGGCTCCACTGCCGTCGTCGCGGTCAGCCATCAAGGCATCCACGGCATTCTGGCGATCGCCAGCCGTGACCCGCAGCACTACAAGAGTTCGGTCGGTACGCTGTTCTTGAGCTACATCGCCGAAGTCATGGGCCGCGTGCTGCCACGGGTCAACAGCTCTCTGCGCTCGGTACGCTGA